The Microcystis aeruginosa NIES-843 sequence TGCGGGACAAGGATATGCTCCCGGCTATTTACGTCATTTTCAGCCGCAAAGGTTGCGATCAGGCGATTCGAGAGCTAAAAAACCTCAATCTCGTTAATCCAGAAGAAGCTAGAGCCATTTACTACCGTTTACTCATTTTCTTCCTGGAAGATAATCCCAATCTGCAAGAACTGACCATTTCCTTCTTTGCCGTCGAAAATCCGCCCCTACACCAGAAATTACTGGCTTTTTTCGCTAATAACCCCCAGTCTGACGAGCAACTCCTCAGCCTCTTAACCGCCGACCCCGAGACGAAAAATCAACTATTTGAATTCCTGGCCAGTGCTTCCCAATTGGTGCGCGCCGACCAAGTGGAACCCCTCACCCGGGGCTGTGGTGTTCACCATGCCGGGATTTTACCCCTCTGGAAAGAATTAGTCGAACAACTCTTTGAAGCCGGTTTAATTAAGGTGGTTTTTGCCACCGCTACCCTCTCGGCCGGGATTAATATGCCCGCCCGCACCACCGTTATCTCGGCCCTCTCCAAACGCACCGATGATGGCCATAGTATGCTGACTCCCTCGGAATTTGTCCAGATTGCCGGCCGGGCGGGTCGCCGGGGAATGGACGCGGTGGGCCATGTGGTGACAGTACAAACGCCCTTTGAAGGGGCAAAAGAAGCGGCTTTTCTGGCCACCGCCCAACCGGAACCCCTGCAAAGCTGTTTTGCGCCCAGTTACGGCATGGTCTTAAATCTCCTGCAAAAACACAGTCTAGAGGAGGCCAAAGACCTCTTAGAGCGCAGTTTCGCCGAATATCTCGCTCGTTTGAAGTTAAGCCCCGAACGACAACAGATTACCGCCTTAACCACCGAATTAGCTAAGTTGGATATGGAGTTAGCCGGTATCGAGCGGGAGCAGGTCTTCAGTTACGAAAAGCTACGGGAAAGACTGCGGGAAGAAGAAAGACTGTATAAAATCATCGCTAGTCAGTCAGAGGCCCAGAAAAGACAGGAAATACATCTAAAATTGCCGAATATTCCCGTCGGAATCATCCTCCATCTCAAGGGCAAACATATTAAGGTCCCCGTCCCCGTCCCCGCTATCTTTGTCAATACCCTGCACGGCGCTGGTCAAGTGCGAACTCTTGTTTGTTTAGGCAGTGATAATCGCTGGTATTTAGCCGCCTATGCCGATATTAGCGAGATCGATCGAGGTTTTCTCGCTCCCGCGGAATTAGGCGAACTGATCCCCCCTTCCCTAGCAGCAGTTTCCCTAGGGGGGTGGCGCAAGGGTGAGGAAAATACTCAGGCGATCGCCGATTTCATCCCCCAACAAGTGCAGGGCATCCCACCGGTGGTGGAACTGGAAACACAGGCACAAAAAATTGAAATTATCAATAGTCAAATTGCCGCTCATCCCCTGCAAAAACGCAAAAATCCGGGGCGATTGATGAAATTATACTACGATCGAGAGATTGCTCGCGATAAGTTACACAAGACCCAGATTAAATACCAAAAACAACAATCGCGTAAATCCTACTACTGGGAAGAATTTCTGAATCTAATCGAGATTTTGCGAGAATTCCAAGCATTAGAGGGTTATTTGCCCACTCCCCTCGGAGAAGCGGCGGCCACTATTCGCGGGGAAAATGAACTCTGGTTAGGATTAGCGATGATGTCCGGAGATTTGGACAGATTGACTCCTAGCCAACTAGCCGCCGCCATCAGCGCCATGATTACGGAACCCCCTCGCCCCGATACTTGGTGCAATTACCCGCCTGTGCCAGAAGTTATCGATATTTTGCGGCAAGGAGAGGGAAATTCCCCCGGTCTGCGAGAAGTTCGCCGTTTACTCTATCAAGCTCAATCTCGCTACGATATCACTATTCCCGTCTGGTTAGAAACCCAACTGATGGGGATTGCCTCCCGTTGGGCCCAGGGGACATCTTGGCCGGAATTGTGCGAAAATACCAGTCTCGATGAGGGAGATCTAGTGCGATTATTACGGCGCACCGTCGATGTTCTCTGGCAAATTCCCCAAATTCCCCGGGTTTCTCCAGTCCTTAAAGATAATGCCCGTCTCGCCGTCACAGCCATGAAGCGCTTTCCTTTATAATATTGATCGCTCTTTTAAACAATGGGAGATGGTAAGGAAAGTAACTGTTGGTGAATCTGCTCGATGAGGGCGAGGATTTGCTGATAATTGTGGTGCAATCCCTGTTGATAGAGGTGATTGGCTCCTTGATTTAAATCCGCTAAAGCTGATTGATAATAACCCAATTGATGCCGCAGTAATCCCCTTCTAATATAAGCATCGGCATAAAAAGGATCGATGGCAATCGCCTGATTTAAATGAGCGATCGAGCGGTCGTATTCACCTAATTGGTGAGCGGTACAAGCTAGATTATAGTAGGCTGAAGCGTTATTTTTATTTAACCGGAGAGCTTGATTAAAATCCGCTTTGGCTGAGGTAAAATTGTGGAGGGCTAAATGAGATAAACCTCGATCATTATAAATAGTGGCTAAAGTGTCGGGTTGCCAGTTAGTAATTTGACGCAAGGATTGATTAAAATCAGCTAGGGCAAGGGGATAATTTTTCATGGCTGCCTGAACTAAACCCCGATTATAGTAGGCTTGATAATAGCTGGGTTTTAACCGGATAGTCTGGTTATA is a genomic window containing:
- a CDS encoding DEAD/DEAH box helicase is translated as MKESLNPTSLNLKTIFPFKLDDFQHSAIAALAAGKSVVVCAPTGSGKTLIGEYAIYRALERGKRVFYTTPLKALSNQKFRDFQEKFGRTPTDGDEDSPLLFAEVGLITGDVVINPSALIVVMTTEIFRNMLYKTPIGQVGTSLENVETLVLDECHYISDRGRGTVWEESIIYCPPSIQLVALSATIGNPGELTDWINWVRQLPQPGDNQQTSSCELINSDFRPVPLRFYFANKEGLFPLLDPKQSKVNPKLRSKVGHGKPRRLKREDCPTIASIVTTLRDKDMLPAIYVIFSRKGCDQAIRELKNLNLVNPEEARAIYYRLLIFFLEDNPNLQELTISFFAVENPPLHQKLLAFFANNPQSDEQLLSLLTADPETKNQLFEFLASASQLVRADQVEPLTRGCGVHHAGILPLWKELVEQLFEAGLIKVVFATATLSAGINMPARTTVISALSKRTDDGHSMLTPSEFVQIAGRAGRRGMDAVGHVVTVQTPFEGAKEAAFLATAQPEPLQSCFAPSYGMVLNLLQKHSLEEAKDLLERSFAEYLARLKLSPERQQITALTTELAKLDMELAGIEREQVFSYEKLRERLREEERLYKIIASQSEAQKRQEIHLKLPNIPVGIILHLKGKHIKVPVPVPAIFVNTLHGAGQVRTLVCLGSDNRWYLAAYADISEIDRGFLAPAELGELIPPSLAAVSLGGWRKGEENTQAIADFIPQQVQGIPPVVELETQAQKIEIINSQIAAHPLQKRKNPGRLMKLYYDREIARDKLHKTQIKYQKQQSRKSYYWEEFLNLIEILREFQALEGYLPTPLGEAAATIRGENELWLGLAMMSGDLDRLTPSQLAAAISAMITEPPRPDTWCNYPPVPEVIDILRQGEGNSPGLREVRRLLYQAQSRYDITIPVWLETQLMGIASRWAQGTSWPELCENTSLDEGDLVRLLRRTVDVLWQIPQIPRVSPVLKDNARLAVTAMKRFPL
- a CDS encoding tetratricopeptide repeat protein codes for the protein MHKDTPMSTVLKNFLPRLGGLVMVALLCSLVLGGWPRQGKAAQSVHLSYWLRSGIEQLEAGNYQQALQDFNQSIERENNLALAYSNRCLTEIYLQDYLHAWQDCTRSLQQQSDNYLAHFHRGLAFYRLGDYPQALTDYNQTIRLKPSYYQAYYNRGLVQAAMKNYPLALADFNQSLRQITNWQPDTLATIYNDRGLSHLALHNFTSAKADFNQALRLNKNNASAYYNLACTAHQLGEYDRSIAHLNQAIAIDPFYADAYIRRGLLRHQLGYYQSALADLNQGANHLYQQGLHHNYQQILALIEQIHQQLLSLPSPIV